A stretch of the uncultured Cohaesibacter sp. genome encodes the following:
- the fliP gene encoding flagellar type III secretion system pore protein FliP (The bacterial flagellar biogenesis protein FliP forms a type III secretion system (T3SS)-type pore required for flagellar assembly.) encodes MGGFVAFLALVFLAIGFSHPALAQQLSIGLGDDLTLTERAMQLVALITILSLAPSILIMVTSFTRIVVVLSLLRSAIGLQTAPPNTVMVSLALFLTAFIMAPTFEQAYNTGIQPLVEGSIELPEAFERASVPFHAFMRQHVRENDLALFLDMARQEPPATPEEISLRVLVPAFMISELRRAFEIGFLIFLPFIIIDLVVASILMSMGMMMLPPVVISLPFKLIFFVLVDGWNLITGSLVKSFVGS; translated from the coding sequence ATGGGGGGCTTTGTTGCCTTTCTGGCTCTGGTCTTTCTTGCCATCGGCTTTAGTCATCCTGCGCTCGCCCAACAGCTCAGCATTGGTCTTGGCGATGATCTGACCTTGACCGAACGGGCCATGCAGCTCGTTGCACTGATCACCATTTTGTCGCTGGCCCCCTCGATCCTGATCATGGTGACCAGCTTCACCCGTATTGTTGTGGTGTTGTCTTTGTTGCGCTCTGCCATTGGCCTGCAAACCGCACCGCCCAATACGGTGATGGTCAGCCTTGCACTGTTTCTGACCGCCTTTATCATGGCCCCGACCTTTGAGCAGGCTTACAATACCGGCATCCAGCCACTGGTCGAAGGCAGCATTGAATTACCGGAAGCCTTCGAACGGGCATCGGTGCCGTTTCACGCCTTCATGCGGCAGCATGTGCGCGAGAATGATCTGGCCCTGTTTCTTGACATGGCCCGACAAGAACCGCCAGCGACCCCCGAAGAAATCAGCCTGCGGGTGCTGGTTCCCGCTTTCATGATCAGCGAATTGCGCCGCGCGTTCGAAATCGGGTTTCTGATCTTCCTGCCCTTTATCATCATCGATCTGGTCGTCGCCTCGATCCTGATGTCCATGGGCATGATGATGCTGCCGCCAGTGGTGATTTCCCTGCCGTTCAAGCTGATTTTTTTCGTGCTGGTAGATGGCTGGAACCTGATCACGGGTTCGCTGGTAAAAAGCTTCGTTGGCTCCTAG
- a CDS encoding flagellar biosynthetic protein FliO: protein MEDISTLIKALVLLGGIIFLIVLLTWFLKKINMMGARIGKVGEAPRLEVREAVQVDHRRRLVLVRRDHVEHLVMIGGDNDFLVEHHIMPPMPAQQPAAQQPPQAARPIPAQPAPTQPSPAQPVTAQPAAAKPVAGQAIGAQPAQSRPKPTAQPASQPSAQPVPPQRPTPQQAPHLPPQPKPMARPADPVKSTAPAVSASDSANSKPTAPAPNMRDSKPSAPMSPPLQPLQARWQNDATPPLPPHPLRPNTEADKKQDKAEPAKPTEKNPVTPAATNRDKDQASGDQKQRDQASQAGPVRTDPRQQPTKSEPPQQERPQQERPQPERPKQERSDNVTMSSSNQPEAAPKDEDRKDKQEQASEPKAAPAVQPAKPDPAPQERTEDNKPEDNKPEDKKPETATSSSPAQEQPKPSDDASKTAQTKSAASSAYDDEISRLLNELSGDLKK, encoded by the coding sequence ATGGAAGACATCAGCACATTGATCAAGGCACTCGTTTTATTGGGCGGTATCATTTTTCTGATCGTATTGCTCACCTGGTTTCTCAAGAAGATCAACATGATGGGTGCGAGAATCGGCAAGGTCGGCGAAGCCCCTCGTCTGGAAGTGCGCGAAGCCGTGCAGGTGGATCACCGCCGCCGTCTGGTTCTGGTGCGCCGGGATCATGTGGAGCATCTGGTCATGATTGGCGGCGATAACGACTTCCTCGTCGAGCATCACATCATGCCGCCAATGCCAGCACAACAACCAGCCGCTCAACAGCCTCCTCAGGCAGCGCGTCCAATTCCTGCCCAGCCTGCACCCACTCAGCCTTCGCCCGCTCAGCCTGTTACTGCTCAGCCTGCGGCCGCCAAACCTGTGGCAGGGCAAGCCATTGGTGCCCAGCCAGCCCAATCAAGGCCCAAGCCAACCGCGCAGCCGGCCTCTCAGCCATCCGCTCAACCGGTTCCACCACAGCGGCCAACGCCGCAACAGGCGCCCCATTTGCCACCGCAGCCCAAACCGATGGCCCGTCCGGCTGACCCTGTCAAATCCACAGCCCCGGCCGTTAGCGCCTCCGACAGTGCCAACAGCAAGCCAACGGCACCTGCACCCAATATGCGTGATTCCAAACCGTCGGCCCCAATGTCGCCGCCTCTGCAGCCTCTGCAAGCGCGCTGGCAAAATGATGCCACGCCGCCTTTGCCGCCCCATCCGTTGAGACCGAACACTGAGGCAGACAAGAAGCAGGACAAGGCAGAACCAGCAAAACCGACCGAGAAAAATCCGGTCACTCCCGCTGCCACAAATAGGGACAAAGATCAGGCGTCCGGGGATCAGAAACAAAGAGATCAGGCTTCACAAGCTGGTCCTGTTCGAACCGATCCCAGGCAACAGCCCACAAAGTCGGAGCCGCCTCAACAAGAACGCCCACAACAGGAGCGCCCACAACCGGAGCGTCCAAAGCAGGAACGGTCTGACAACGTGACCATGTCCTCCAGCAATCAGCCTGAAGCAGCGCCAAAGGATGAAGACCGCAAGGACAAACAGGAGCAGGCATCAGAACCGAAAGCGGCACCTGCCGTTCAACCGGCCAAGCCAGACCCAGCTCCGCAAGAGAGAACTGAAGACAACAAGCCAGAAGACAACAAGCCAGAAGACAAGAAACCCGAGACCGCCACGTCTTCCTCTCCTGCACAGGAGCAGCCCAAACCGTCTGATGACGCCTCGAAGACAGCACAAACCAAATCGGCAGCATCGTCCGCTTACGACGATGAAATCAGTCGGCTTCTGAATGAATTGTCAGGTGACCTCAAGAAATGA
- the flgB gene encoding flagellar basal body rod protein FlgB: MAVGDLKLFSMLRSKMHWHQARQKVLAENVANADTPGYQARDLSSFKFDRMLKPQQTGGLETRLTNAHHLKGRAIFPDGNLTGKKMDGYEITPDGNQVVLEEQMMKVTSNQMDYQAASTLYKKGLGIIRMASRRS; the protein is encoded by the coding sequence ATGGCTGTTGGTGACCTCAAGCTTTTTTCGATGTTGCGCTCCAAGATGCATTGGCATCAGGCGCGTCAGAAAGTGCTGGCCGAGAATGTCGCCAACGCCGATACGCCCGGTTATCAGGCGCGTGATCTGAGCAGTTTCAAATTTGATCGCATGCTGAAGCCCCAGCAGACGGGGGGGCTTGAAACCCGTCTGACCAACGCGCATCACCTCAAAGGCCGGGCAATCTTCCCTGATGGCAATCTGACGGGAAAGAAAATGGACGGATATGAGATCACGCCAGACGGCAACCAAGTGGTGCTTGAAGAGCAGATGATGAAAGTGACGTCCAACCAGATGGATTATCAGGCGGCGTCTACCCTATACAAAAAAGGGCTTGGCATCATCCGAATGGCATCACGGCGCAGTTAA
- the flgC gene encoding flagellar basal body rod protein FlgC, translated as MVESGMDFLRSIMIAASGLKAQSGRMRVISENIANADSTARQAGGDPYRRQIPTFKSHFDREIEAKTVDMGRVVTDKSDFRTRYEPGHPAADANGYVKLPNVNSLVEVTDLQQAQRSYQANLNVVSATRSMITKTIDILKA; from the coding sequence ATGGTGGAGAGTGGAATGGATTTTCTTAGGTCAATCATGATCGCCGCGTCTGGTTTGAAGGCGCAGAGCGGTCGCATGCGGGTGATTTCCGAGAATATTGCCAATGCCGATTCAACGGCGCGGCAGGCGGGCGGGGATCCCTATCGGCGACAAATCCCGACTTTCAAGTCGCATTTTGATCGCGAGATCGAAGCCAAGACAGTCGACATGGGACGCGTTGTGACCGACAAATCGGATTTTCGCACCCGTTATGAACCAGGTCATCCGGCGGCAGACGCCAATGGCTATGTGAAGCTGCCGAATGTCAACTCTCTGGTTGAGGTGACCGATCTGCAACAGGCCCAGCGCAGCTATCAGGCCAACTTGAATGTGGTTTCTGCAACGCGCAGCATGATCACAAAGACCATCGATATTCTCAAGGCCTGA
- a CDS encoding flagellar hook-basal body complex protein FliE, which translates to MLNTSLTAANAYSLAQKLTNQTQSDQTLQKAADAKPDFGAMVKDGVTGVLDKGQVAEKTATNMLQGKADVVDVVTAVAETEVALETMVSVRDRVISAYEEIMRMPI; encoded by the coding sequence ATGCTCAACACCTCTTTGACCGCTGCAAATGCATATAGTCTAGCCCAGAAGCTGACGAATCAGACACAATCGGATCAGACGCTGCAAAAGGCTGCCGATGCCAAGCCGGATTTTGGTGCCATGGTCAAGGATGGTGTCACCGGGGTGCTGGACAAGGGTCAGGTCGCCGAGAAAACCGCTACCAACATGTTGCAGGGCAAGGCAGATGTGGTGGATGTGGTCACGGCGGTGGCGGAAACCGAAGTTGCGCTCGAAACCATGGTTTCGGTGCGTGATCGGGTGATTTCTGCTTATGAAGAAATCATGCGGATGCCGATCTAG
- the fliQ gene encoding flagellar biosynthesis protein FliQ codes for MTGPEMLDIAREALWVMLKIAGPIMVVGLIVGVVIALFQALTQIQEMTLVFVPKIIAIFIALMIALPFIGATLGSFTQFLMERVISG; via the coding sequence ATGACCGGACCTGAAATGCTCGATATCGCCCGTGAAGCGCTTTGGGTGATGCTCAAGATCGCCGGTCCCATCATGGTGGTTGGCCTGATTGTCGGTGTCGTGATTGCGTTGTTCCAGGCCCTGACGCAGATTCAGGAAATGACACTCGTCTTTGTCCCCAAAATCATCGCCATTTTCATTGCCTTGATGATTGCGCTGCCCTTCATTGGGGCGACACTTGGAAGCTTCACACAATTTTTGATGGAACGGGTTATATCCGGCTAG
- the fliR gene encoding flagellar biosynthetic protein FliR, whose amino-acid sequence MTLDILPQTAYIFFLIFARVGTMFMILPAFSEQAVSVRIRLILALLMCLLFYPLVSNDYGAIPANFYALVAAMGMEILIGVFLGLSMRLVMAALQIAATTMAFQLGLSFAMGPDPSTGQQTVQLGRFMGTLAVALIFVTNLHYLMIGAMLDSYKLFPVNQMLPLGDVAEYAIEVVSTSFVVALKMSAPFIVYGIIFQFGLGLLSRLMPQLQVYFIAMPANILVGTILFMILLVTLMNWYMGHIEAVLGTFVAR is encoded by the coding sequence ATGACACTCGATATCCTACCGCAAACTGCTTATATCTTTTTTCTGATCTTTGCCCGGGTCGGGACCATGTTCATGATCTTGCCGGCTTTTTCCGAACAAGCCGTGTCGGTGCGAATCCGTCTCATTCTGGCATTGTTGATGTGCCTGCTTTTCTATCCGCTGGTTTCAAATGACTACGGGGCAATTCCGGCGAATTTCTATGCTTTGGTGGCTGCAATGGGCATGGAAATCCTGATCGGGGTCTTTCTGGGGCTGTCGATGCGTCTGGTGATGGCGGCCTTGCAAATTGCTGCCACGACTATGGCCTTTCAACTGGGCTTGAGTTTTGCCATGGGGCCAGATCCGAGTACGGGACAGCAGACCGTGCAATTGGGCCGCTTTATGGGTACGCTGGCTGTGGCCCTGATTTTCGTCACCAATCTGCATTATCTGATGATTGGGGCGATGCTGGACAGCTACAAGCTGTTTCCGGTCAACCAGATGCTGCCCCTTGGAGATGTTGCCGAATATGCGATCGAAGTGGTGTCGACGTCCTTTGTGGTGGCACTCAAAATGTCGGCCCCTTTCATCGTCTATGGCATAATCTTCCAGTTCGGTCTGGGGCTGTTGTCGCGTCTCATGCCTCAGTTGCAAGTCTACTTTATCGCTATGCCTGCCAATATTTTGGTTGGTACAATATTGTTCATGATTCTGTTGGTGACCCTGATGAACTGGTATATGGGCCACATCGAGGCCGTGCTCGGCACTTTCGTGGCGCGCTGA
- the flhB gene encoding flagellar biosynthesis protein FlhB → MAEENDDAEKSEDPTQKRLDDAHKKGDVAKSQEVSAWFSMMGTGLVVAVLGTYIAAGMARNLKGFFEHSHELSIEGGVLGRIWNDVGYTLLGFLVLPMLALMVMAVFGNVIQHKFVFSTEPMKPKLSKVSPLSGAKRLFSGESLVNFAKGLLKLGIVTILMLLILYPQRDKLDVIIGLDPTQLLPLVRELALQLVIGVIVIMTVVAAADYLYQRNKWFEKQKMSVREIKEEYKQQEGDPTVKAKLRQLRMERSRKRMMAAVPEASVVLTNPTHYSVALKYDEGMGAPVCVAKGVDETALRIREIAKEHNVPIVQNPALTRALYATVDIEEEVPEEHYKAVAEVIGYIMKLKNRQSWSNRSQ, encoded by the coding sequence ATGGCCGAAGAAAATGACGACGCAGAAAAGTCGGAAGACCCGACACAGAAGCGTCTTGACGACGCACACAAGAAAGGCGATGTCGCCAAAAGTCAGGAAGTTTCCGCCTGGTTCTCGATGATGGGCACCGGGCTGGTCGTGGCTGTGCTGGGGACCTATATTGCCGCTGGCATGGCGCGCAACCTCAAGGGCTTTTTTGAACATTCCCACGAATTGTCCATTGAAGGTGGTGTGTTGGGAAGGATTTGGAATGATGTCGGCTACACGTTGCTCGGCTTTCTGGTCTTGCCGATGCTGGCATTGATGGTGATGGCCGTGTTTGGCAACGTGATACAGCACAAGTTCGTTTTCTCAACCGAGCCGATGAAACCGAAACTTTCGAAAGTTTCCCCGCTTAGTGGCGCCAAACGGCTTTTTTCTGGCGAAAGCCTTGTTAATTTTGCCAAGGGTCTTTTGAAGCTCGGTATTGTGACCATCCTGATGCTGCTGATCCTGTATCCGCAGCGCGACAAGCTTGACGTGATTATCGGGCTCGATCCCACACAGTTGCTGCCGCTGGTGCGCGAATTGGCCTTGCAACTGGTCATCGGAGTGATTGTCATCATGACGGTCGTGGCGGCTGCGGACTATTTGTATCAGCGCAACAAATGGTTCGAAAAACAGAAAATGTCGGTTCGCGAGATCAAGGAAGAATATAAGCAACAGGAAGGTGATCCGACGGTCAAAGCCAAACTGCGGCAGTTGCGTATGGAACGCAGCCGCAAGCGCATGATGGCGGCGGTGCCGGAGGCATCAGTGGTGCTGACCAACCCGACCCACTATTCCGTGGCGTTGAAATATGATGAGGGCATGGGTGCGCCGGTGTGCGTTGCAAAAGGGGTTGACGAGACGGCGTTGCGCATTCGTGAAATTGCCAAGGAGCACAATGTTCCAATTGTTCAGAATCCGGCTTTGACACGCGCGCTCTACGCAACAGTGGACATCGAAGAAGAAGTGCCCGAAGAGCATTATAAAGCGGTTGCAGAAGTGATCGGCTATATTATGAAATTGAAGAATCGGCAAAGCTGGTCTAATCGCAGTCAATGA
- a CDS encoding response regulator encodes MGKQISQSGPSAAMIDQEERSGSVKGLLLLALFLVGVAASLVFFKGHFGGQLQLIFLSVLAGIGILALLGLAVGLLRFGGAQPAPHLTREFVDTLTDGVLVCDDKDRIVYANAEYARLTGAEDAESIRSIERSFAGEPDAAEAIYRLSEALRDGRPAMEEFRLFKNPASSDGPDVSPQARWYRIKVRALNDGRSGGKKKPLSVWKVYDITRDRERQENIFQELQLAINYLDHAPAGFFSAEPDGRIVYMNATLADWLGYDLTQFEPRHLNLNELVSGDGTALLDAASNAPGMPKTEMLDIDLVKRNGHSLPVRLMHRVPMASDGTPGASRTLVLNRSPGEDISEELRVAEVRFARFFNNTPIAIAAMTSEGKVVRTNAPFARLFSSVVPGEQPDERFGELEEADEQTPTIHSLVVEKNRAELSARMEEALSGKSHILPVECDLAEDANRTVRFFLSGVEDSEADDEKVIVYALETTEQRALEVQFTQSQKMQAVGQLAGGVAHDFNNVLTAIIGFSDLLLASHRPSDPSFQDIMNIKQNANRAASLVRQLLAFSRRQTLRPQVLELGDVLADLSILLDRLLGEKVDLDMIHGRDLWPVKADLNQLEQVIVNLAVNARDAMPDGGQLTIQTRNLGEAEAAEMPYTQLEPSDYVLLEVLDSGTGIPPDIRDKIFEPFFSTKDVGKGTGLGLSTVYGIVKQTGGFIFLESEMGQGTTFRIFLPRHVEESKALNGVTDLDALEGVNDGEDDAQAEAAGADNPAITDLTGSATILLVEDEEAVRAFAARALASRGYSVHEAGSGAEALELIEEIEEKVDLVVSDVVMPEMDGPTMLGELRKKRPELKVIFMSGYAEEAFRKNLPDNVEFGFLPKPFSLKQLATKIREVLDS; translated from the coding sequence ATGGGCAAACAAATCAGCCAAAGCGGGCCATCCGCAGCCATGATCGATCAGGAAGAACGGTCGGGCAGCGTCAAGGGGCTGCTGTTGCTGGCCTTGTTCCTTGTTGGGGTGGCTGCTTCTCTCGTCTTTTTCAAGGGCCATTTTGGTGGCCAATTGCAACTGATTTTCCTCAGCGTGCTGGCCGGGATTGGCATTCTGGCGCTGTTGGGGCTGGCTGTGGGCCTGTTGCGATTTGGCGGCGCTCAGCCGGCACCGCATCTCACGCGGGAATTTGTCGACACGCTGACAGATGGCGTGCTGGTCTGTGATGACAAGGACCGGATCGTTTATGCCAATGCCGAATATGCGCGGCTGACCGGGGCGGAAGACGCTGAGTCAATCCGCTCGATCGAACGCAGTTTTGCGGGCGAACCGGATGCGGCCGAAGCCATCTATCGTCTGTCGGAAGCGTTGCGCGATGGTCGCCCGGCGATGGAAGAGTTTCGTCTGTTCAAAAATCCCGCCAGCTCGGATGGGCCGGATGTCAGCCCGCAGGCGCGCTGGTATCGGATCAAGGTTCGTGCTTTGAATGACGGGCGCAGTGGCGGCAAGAAAAAACCTCTCTCGGTCTGGAAGGTCTATGACATCACGCGGGACCGCGAGCGGCAGGAAAATATCTTTCAGGAATTGCAGCTGGCGATCAACTATCTTGATCATGCGCCAGCCGGTTTCTTCTCCGCTGAGCCTGATGGCCGCATTGTCTATATGAATGCAACGTTGGCGGACTGGTTGGGCTATGACCTGACCCAGTTTGAGCCGCGGCATCTGAATCTGAATGAGCTGGTGTCTGGTGACGGCACGGCCCTGTTGGATGCGGCGAGCAATGCGCCCGGCATGCCCAAGACCGAGATGCTCGACATCGATCTGGTCAAGCGCAATGGCCACAGTTTGCCTGTTCGGCTTATGCATCGGGTTCCAATGGCCTCTGACGGAACGCCCGGCGCGTCAAGGACTCTGGTTCTTAATCGCAGTCCGGGGGAAGACATTTCAGAGGAGTTGCGGGTTGCTGAGGTGCGCTTTGCCCGCTTCTTCAACAACACCCCGATTGCCATTGCGGCCATGACCAGTGAAGGCAAGGTGGTGCGGACCAATGCGCCATTTGCGCGGCTCTTCTCGTCTGTGGTGCCCGGCGAGCAGCCCGATGAACGGTTTGGCGAGCTGGAAGAGGCCGACGAGCAGACCCCGACCATTCACAGTCTGGTGGTTGAGAAAAATCGGGCCGAATTGTCAGCCCGGATGGAAGAGGCGCTGAGTGGCAAGAGCCATATTCTGCCGGTGGAGTGTGATCTTGCTGAGGATGCAAACCGGACGGTCCGCTTCTTCCTCTCCGGGGTTGAGGATAGCGAGGCAGATGATGAGAAGGTCATTGTCTATGCGCTGGAAACCACAGAGCAGCGAGCTCTGGAAGTGCAATTCACCCAAAGCCAGAAAATGCAGGCTGTTGGCCAGCTGGCTGGCGGGGTGGCCCATGACTTCAACAACGTTCTGACCGCGATCATCGGCTTTTCGGATCTGCTTCTGGCCAGCCATCGGCCTAGCGACCCGTCTTTCCAGGATATCATGAATATCAAGCAGAATGCCAACCGGGCTGCGTCACTGGTGCGGCAGTTGCTGGCTTTCTCGCGTCGTCAGACCTTGCGGCCGCAGGTGCTGGAACTTGGCGATGTGCTGGCTGATCTATCGATCCTGCTGGATCGCCTGCTGGGTGAGAAGGTTGATCTGGACATGATCCACGGGCGCGACCTGTGGCCTGTCAAGGCTGACCTTAATCAGTTGGAACAGGTGATCGTCAATCTGGCCGTGAATGCGCGCGATGCCATGCCTGATGGCGGTCAATTGACCATCCAGACCCGCAATCTGGGCGAAGCGGAAGCCGCAGAGATGCCTTATACGCAGCTTGAGCCGTCTGATTATGTGCTGCTTGAAGTGCTTGATAGTGGCACGGGCATTCCGCCAGATATTCGCGACAAGATTTTTGAACCCTTCTTCTCCACCAAGGATGTGGGCAAGGGGACGGGCCTTGGCCTTTCCACCGTCTATGGGATTGTCAAGCAGACGGGTGGCTTTATCTTCCTTGAAAGTGAAATGGGGCAAGGCACAACCTTCCGCATTTTCCTGCCACGCCATGTGGAAGAGTCAAAGGCTCTAAACGGGGTGACGGATCTCGATGCTTTGGAAGGGGTCAATGATGGTGAGGATGACGCGCAAGCTGAGGCAGCCGGCGCTGACAATCCGGCCATCACTGATCTGACCGGCAGCGCCACGATCCTGCTGGTTGAGGATGAGGAAGCGGTGCGCGCCTTTGCGGCCCGTGCTTTGGCATCTCGCGGCTATAGCGTCCATGAGGCCGGATCAGGGGCTGAGGCGCTTGAACTGATTGAGGAAATCGAGGAAAAGGTCGATCTGGTGGTCTCCGACGTGGTGATGCCGGAAATGGACGGGCCAACCATGCTGGGCGAACTGCGCAAGAAGCGCCCTGAGCTGAAGGTGATCTTCATGTCCGGTTATGCTGAAGAGGCCTTCCGCAAGAATCTGCCGGACAATGTGGAATTTGGTTTCTTGCCAAAACCGTTCTCGCTGAAGCAATTGGCGACAAAGATAAGGGAAGTGCTTGATTCCTGA
- a CDS encoding pseudouridine-5'-phosphate glycosidase, which yields MATLPIKFSAEVQAARDAGLPIVALESTIITHGMPYPENVSTALEVEEIIRAEGACPATIAILDGVIEIGLSQEQIEHLAQRDDILKLSRADLAYALVAGKSGSTTVAATMICAAQAGIETFATGGVGGVHRGAEETFDISADLQELAKTPVMVVSAGVKALLDIPKTLELLETLGVPVVGFVTDEFPAFWSRESGEPCPMRLDAPEQIAALYKMRINLGLDGGMMVANPVPAESEIPRNEMESDIIEAIDEANRRNVSGKEVTPFVLSRIKELTDGESLVTNIALVKNNAKLAAQIAKGLKA from the coding sequence ATGGCAACTCTCCCAATCAAATTCAGCGCCGAAGTGCAGGCCGCCCGTGACGCTGGCCTGCCGATTGTCGCCCTTGAATCGACCATCATCACACACGGCATGCCCTACCCGGAAAATGTCAGCACCGCGCTTGAGGTCGAAGAAATCATCCGGGCTGAAGGTGCCTGTCCCGCCACCATCGCCATCCTTGACGGGGTGATCGAAATCGGTCTCTCCCAAGAGCAGATCGAGCATCTCGCCCAGCGCGATGACATTCTCAAACTGTCCCGTGCCGACCTCGCCTATGCACTGGTTGCAGGCAAGAGTGGCTCGACCACCGTGGCCGCCACGATGATTTGTGCCGCACAGGCGGGCATCGAAACCTTCGCCACCGGCGGCGTGGGCGGCGTCCATCGCGGGGCCGAAGAGACATTCGACATCTCCGCCGACCTGCAAGAACTGGCCAAAACCCCGGTGATGGTCGTCTCCGCTGGCGTCAAGGCTCTGCTCGACATCCCCAAGACCCTCGAACTGCTTGAAACCCTCGGCGTGCCGGTCGTTGGCTTCGTCACAGACGAATTCCCGGCCTTCTGGTCGCGCGAAAGCGGCGAGCCTTGCCCGATGCGCCTTGATGCGCCCGAACAGATCGCTGCCCTTTACAAAATGCGCATAAATCTTGGCCTTGATGGCGGCATGATGGTCGCCAATCCGGTGCCTGCGGAAAGCGAAATTCCGCGCAACGAAATGGAAAGCGACATCATCGAAGCCATAGACGAGGCCAATCGCCGCAATGTGTCAGGTAAGGAAGTCACCCCCTTCGTGCTCTCGCGTATCAAGGAGCTGACCGATGGCGAAAGCCTTGTGACCAACATCGCTCTGGTCAAGAACAATGCCAAGCTGGCCGCCCAAATCGCCAAGGGTCTGAAGGCCTGA
- a CDS encoding carbohydrate kinase family protein, producing the protein MQDTFSPDNHPDILVVGGAHMDRIGRSRARLEPGQSNPGSLKRTVGGVAGNITRSLARLDWTVALSTISGEDIDATLLLEQMQQQGIDMSLATRNPNLPSATYTAIEDRDGSLIAGIADMGIYDSYPADQISHCLSHLTKPIPILADTNLPVDALQRIAEEKGEHLFAVCAVSGPKANRIADALHGVDLLFCNEAEAAILADEFAELDALPEILRDIGVVSGVITKGNAGLSAWQGDQFWSLPAPPVKVTSSNGAGDCLTACTLHALLLGQDLRQALAYGMAGASLALMSEQSVPDLLSRTMLEACLADIPKST; encoded by the coding sequence ATGCAAGACACATTCTCGCCGGACAACCATCCTGACATTCTCGTGGTTGGTGGTGCCCATATGGACCGGATCGGACGCTCCCGCGCCCGCCTTGAACCCGGACAATCCAATCCCGGCTCTCTAAAACGCACAGTCGGCGGCGTGGCGGGCAACATCACCCGCTCTCTGGCCCGGCTCGACTGGACAGTCGCCTTGTCGACCATCAGCGGCGAGGACATCGACGCCACCCTGTTGCTTGAGCAAATGCAGCAGCAGGGCATCGACATGTCCCTTGCCACCCGCAACCCTAACCTGCCCAGCGCCACCTATACCGCGATTGAAGACCGGGACGGCTCGTTGATTGCAGGCATTGCTGATATGGGCATCTATGACAGCTATCCGGCGGATCAGATTTCCCATTGCCTGTCGCACCTCACCAAGCCAATCCCCATTCTCGCGGACACCAATTTGCCGGTTGATGCTTTGCAGCGGATCGCAGAGGAAAAAGGTGAGCATCTGTTTGCCGTCTGCGCCGTGTCCGGCCCCAAGGCCAACCGGATAGCCGATGCTCTTCACGGGGTGGATCTGCTCTTCTGCAACGAAGCGGAAGCGGCGATTTTGGCCGATGAATTTGCCGAGCTTGATGCCTTGCCAGAAATCCTGCGCGACATCGGCGTCGTCTCAGGGGTCATCACCAAGGGCAATGCAGGCCTTTCCGCCTGGCAGGGCGACCAGTTCTGGAGCCTGCCAGCCCCACCGGTCAAGGTCACCTCATCCAATGGCGCAGGCGATTGCCTGACCGCATGCACGCTCCATGCGTTGCTGCTGGGGCAGGATCTCAGGCAAGCCCTTGCCTATGGCATGGCAGGCGCCAGCCTTGCCCTGATGAGTGAACAATCGGTGCCGGACCTTCTCTCCCGCACCATGCTGGAGGCCTGTTTGGCCGATATTCCGAAAAGCACTTAA